In the Syntrophales bacterium genome, one interval contains:
- the rplJ gene encoding 50S ribosomal protein L10, which produces MDRKTKEQVVASLHEQLKEAKLAVLAGYKGMNVAKMTELRNALRKTNSDVQVIKNTLWRIAARGTPFSALEGEVKGPLVMTLNAGDAVECTKVLVEFAKKNAELELRTGMLEGKVLTAQQIGAISELPSREVLQAKLLSVMIGVQTGLVTALSGVSRGLVQVLAAYRDKKESAS; this is translated from the coding sequence TTGGATCGGAAAACGAAGGAGCAGGTGGTCGCCTCCCTTCACGAACAGTTGAAGGAGGCCAAACTCGCCGTCCTCGCCGGCTACAAAGGGATGAACGTGGCGAAAATGACGGAATTGAGGAACGCCCTGCGAAAAACCAACTCGGATGTACAGGTGATCAAGAACACCTTGTGGCGCATTGCGGCCAGGGGAACCCCTTTCAGCGCCCTGGAAGGGGAGGTCAAGGGACCCCTTGTCATGACCCTGAATGCCGGCGATGCCGTTGAATGCACCAAGGTGCTTGTTGAATTCGCGAAGAAGAATGCCGAGTTGGAACTCCGGACGGGCATGCTGGAAGGCAAGGTCCTGACGGCTCAGCAGATCGGCGCCATCTCGGAACTGCCCAGCCGGGAAGTTCTGCAGGCGAAGCTGCTGTCCGTCATGATCGGCGTCCAGACAGGCCTGGTGACGGCGCTGAGCGGCGTGTCCCGCGGACTGGTCCAGGTTCTGGCGGCATACCGGGACAAGAAGGAAAGTGCTTCGTAA
- the rplL gene encoding 50S ribosomal protein L7/L12, giving the protein MSNITKEDVIKFIENMTVLELSEMVKELESRLGVSAAAPVAVAVAAGPAAAAAPAEEKTEFDVILTGFGDQKIQVIKEVRAITGLGLKEAKDLVEGVPKPVKEAVSKDEAADIKAKIEKVGGTVEVK; this is encoded by the coding sequence ATGTCGAACATCACCAAGGAAGACGTAATCAAGTTCATCGAGAATATGACCGTTCTGGAGCTTTCCGAAATGGTCAAGGAACTGGAGAGCCGGCTTGGCGTCTCAGCTGCCGCGCCTGTTGCCGTGGCCGTGGCCGCCGGTCCCGCCGCGGCGGCAGCCCCTGCCGAGGAGAAGACGGAATTTGACGTAATCCTGACCGGCTTTGGAGATCAGAAGATCCAGGTCATCAAGGAAGTCCGCGCTATTACAGGGCTCGGCCTGAAGGAAGCCAAGGATCTCGTGGAAGGAGTGCCCAAGCCTGTCAAGGAGGCGGTCTCCAAGGATGAAGCGGCGGACATCAAAGCCAAAATCGAGAAAGTCGGCGGTACCGTGGAAGTGAAGTAG
- the rplA gene encoding 50S ribosomal protein L1, with the protein MPSKGKSYQEVKKKVTPGTRYALKEAVEILVGTTRAKFDETVDAAIRLGVNPAHADQMVRGSVVLPNGLGKTVRVLVFAKGEKEKEAADAGADVVGSDDIVEKIKGGWLEFDRVIATPDMMGSVGKLGKILGPRGLMPNPKVGTVTFDVGRTVKELKAGKVEFRVEKAGIVHTPVGKVSFGPEKLMENIQAVIETIIKLKPASSKGTYLKSISLSTTMGPGIKVDPQDVKAT; encoded by the coding sequence ATGCCGAGCAAAGGGAAAAGCTATCAGGAAGTGAAAAAGAAGGTCACCCCGGGGACGCGTTACGCCCTGAAGGAGGCGGTTGAAATCCTTGTTGGCACCACCCGCGCCAAATTCGACGAAACGGTGGATGCCGCCATTCGCCTGGGAGTAAACCCTGCCCACGCCGACCAGATGGTTCGCGGAAGCGTTGTTCTGCCGAACGGCCTGGGGAAAACGGTGCGGGTTCTCGTTTTTGCCAAGGGAGAAAAAGAAAAGGAAGCCGCCGATGCCGGTGCGGATGTAGTCGGATCGGACGACATCGTTGAGAAAATCAAGGGCGGCTGGCTGGAGTTCGATCGGGTGATTGCCACACCGGACATGATGGGAAGCGTCGGAAAACTCGGCAAGATCCTCGGTCCCAGGGGGCTCATGCCCAATCCGAAAGTCGGTACGGTGACGTTTGACGTCGGAAGGACGGTGAAGGAGCTGAAAGCGGGGAAGGTCGAGTTCCGGGTGGAAAAGGCCGGAATCGTTCATACTCCCGTGGGAAAGGTTTCCTTCGGGCCGGAAAAACTGATGGAGAACATTCAGGCCGTTATCGAAACGATCATCAAGCTGAAACCTGCATCAAGCAAAGGGACCTACCTGAAGAGCATATCCCTTTCCACCACCATGGGTCCCGGGATCAAGGTGGATCCTCAGGATGTTAAGGCAACATAA